The Deinococcus hopiensis KR-140 sequence GGCTGCTTCGGCTGCTGCAACATGCCCATCCGCGTTTCTCTGGCCGAAGCGCTCGTCACGGCCGAGGCCCTGAATCCTGAGGAAGCCGCCCGGGTGGAGGCCCACGCCCGCCGCGTCATCGAGAACGCCCGCACCGCGCCCGATGAGGAGACGTACGTGGAGCGCCACCGCTTTCAGGTGGGGTACTGCCCCCTGCTGGATCCGGCCAGTGGCGGGTGCTCGAAGTACGGGGCCCGTCCCACCCGCTGCCGCGACACCTTCAGCGCCCTTCCGGCCCGCTACTGCCAGGCCGGCGCGTGGGAGGGCATGACGCGCCGCGAGCGAGAGGCCTACCGCCGCGAGGTGGCGCGTACCCCCGGCACCGACGGCGAACTGCACTTTATCGCCCCCCTGGAGCACCTCTCCGAGCCTGTGTGGGAGGCAGCGGCCAAGGCCATGCGGACCCACTGGGGCGTGGAGGCCTGGGGCGACTTCTGGGTACTGACCACCCTGACGCAAAACCGGACCTTTATGCAGGCCGTGATCCGGGGTGACGCGCGGAGCGCTTGGCGGGTGG is a genomic window containing:
- a CDS encoding YkgJ family cysteine cluster protein, whose protein sequence is MSDSRPPSASPVGDAVRRGYAAYGRRAEAWMKGYAERGGQVHCAAGCFGCCNMPIRVSLAEALVTAEALNPEEAARVEAHARRVIENARTAPDEETYVERHRFQVGYCPLLDPASGGCSKYGARPTRCRDTFSALPARYCQAGAWEGMTRREREAYRREVARTPGTDGELHFIAPLEHLSEPVWEAAAKAMRTHWGVEAWGDFWVLTTLTQNRTFMQAVIRGDARSAWRVAKAAGLAHNAVLELTGGEPSNRRTA